A region of Notolabrus celidotus isolate fNotCel1 chromosome 4, fNotCel1.pri, whole genome shotgun sequence DNA encodes the following proteins:
- the malb gene encoding mal, T cell differentiation protein b produces MAATTAQPMGSLPSGMGICTTAPDLFYLPELVFGGLVWILVASTHVDPPNPLAWVMFVSVFCFVMTFLWMIIFVSGCHKNSSGWAAADYAYHCLAAMFYLSAGVAMAFITFQKKTGGDIKIYKIDIAAVVFSFVAFILYFLHTILSSIRWKNF; encoded by the exons ATGGCTGCGACCACAGCTCAGCCCATGGGGAGCCTGCCCAGCGGAATGGGGATCTGCACTACAGCCCCTGATCTATTTTACCTGCCAGAACTG GTGTTTGGCGGTTTGGTTTGGATCTTGGTTGCATCAACTCATGTGGACCCACCAAATCCTCTGGCCTGGgtgatgtttgtgtctgtcttctGCTTCGTCATGACCTTCCTCTGGATGATCATCTTTGTATCTGGATGTCATAAGAACAGCTCTGGCTGGGCTGCTGCT GATTATGCTTACCACTGCCTGGCAGCAATGTTCTACCTCAGTGCAGGCGTGGCTATGGCTTTCATCACCTTCCAGAAGAAAACGGGAGGCGATATAAAAATCTACAAGATTgatattgctgctgtg GTGTTCTCATTCGTGGCATTTATCCTCTACTTCCTGCACACCATCCTTTCCTCCATCCGATGGAAGAACTTCTGA
- the LOC117811147 gene encoding myelin and lymphocyte protein-like, protein MASTTAVDTLPSGGRIFVSIPDIFYIPEFVFGGLVWILVASTRVIPDNPLGWVMFVSVFCFVMTTLWFLIFLCGANQSSIWPSLDVGYHFVAAVFYLSALVDLAYVTVLKGWGLTIVSGFALATSLTIPEFLKNYRLDIAAVVMCSVATLFYFLHAIFSAIRWKRS, encoded by the exons ATGGCTTCCACCACCGCGGTCGACACTCTGCCTTCAGGTGGCAGGATCTTCGTCTCCATTCCTGACATTTTCTACATCCCTGAATTT GTTTTCGGAGGTTTGGTATGGATCCTGGTGGCATCGACTCGGGTCATTCCAGACAATCCTTTGGGCTGGGTGATGTTTGTGTCCGTCTTCTGCTTCGTAATGACGACGTTGTGGTTCTTAATTTTCCTCTGCGGAGCAAATCAGAGCAGCATCTGGCCCTCCCTG GATGTGGGTTATCATTTTGTAGCAGCAGTTTTCTATCTCAGTGCATTGGTGGATCTGGCCTATGTCACGGTTTTGAAAGGGTGGGGTTTGACGATCGTGTCAGGTTTTGCGTTAGCAACAAGTCTAACTATCCCTGAATTTCTCAAAAACTACCGCCTGGACATCGCTGCAGTG gtgatGTGCTCTGTGGCCACTCTTTTCTACTTCCTCCATGCCATTTTCTCTGCCATCCGATGGAAGAGGTCTtaa